In the genome of Natronorubrum daqingense, the window ACGCTGACGACGTCAGTCGCGAGTGCGCGAGTTTTCGTTCCGTTCCCGCGAACATCGACGGTTCGGAATCGTGGCTCGCCAACTTGCGTTTCGGTCGGCAGACGGCCGAGTTCGTCTTTACGGCGCTTGCGGACGTTTTTGAGTCGGCCACCGGTTCGCTTTCGCGTAGAGCCTGCCTGATCTTGCATATCCACACCCAGTCCCGGCGGATATTTATATGCAACGAGATACGCGCCAGCACGACTCGAGCGGTTACGTTCGAATGACACCAAAAACGATTAAAGCGCGACTCACTCGACGTCTGAGGCGCGAACGAAGGCGACACCTGGCTACTCGAGGGGAGTTCACCCGCTCGGCTGTCGCGATTCTCACCCTGCAGGCTCCAAATCGCGCTATTCTTGTTGCGCGTCGACGACCGCAACCCCCGCCAGATTGACGATGTTGCTTGGACCTTTTTGCGCTCGGATTCGCTCACACGTTCGCTCACCACTCGCGCAAAAATCTCCACCAAAAAGCCGCTCGCTCAGCGTTCCGCTTCGCTCGCGTGACTACTCCTGTTGCGCGTCGACGACCGCAACACCAGCCAGATTGACGATGTCGCTTGGACCTTTTTCCGCTCGAGTTCGCTCACACGTTCGCTCACCGCTCGCGCAAAAATCTCCACCAAAAAGCCGCTCGCTCAGCGTTCCGCTTCGCTCGCGGGACTACTCCTGTTGTGCGTCGACGACCGCAACCCCCGCCAGATTGACGATGTCCTTGACCTCATCGCCCCGCTGGAGGACGTGCACTGGCTTGTCCATCCCGACCAGCATCGGTCCGATGGCGTCTGCGCCGCCCAGACGCTGGAGCAGTTTGTAGCCGATGTTCCCCGACTCGAGGTTCGGGAAGACGAGCACGTTCGCGGGTTGCTCGAGTTCCGAGAAGCCGTAGGTTCCCTCGAGAATGTCCTCGACGACGGCCGTGTCCGCTTGCATCTCGCCGTCGACCGGGAAGTCGATCTCGGGGTCGTCCTGGAGCATCCGCGCCGCGTTACGCGGCTTGCGGGTGCCCTCGTTGTTGACGCTACCGAAGTTCGAGTACGACAGAAGCGCCGCTCGCGGTTCGATATTGAAACGACGGGCGAGCTTTCCGGTCTGTTTGGTGACCTCCGCGAGGACTTCCTCGTCGGGGGCCTGATTCACCGTCGCGTCGGCGACGAAGATCACGCGATTCTTGAACGCGAGCATGTAGACGCCGGCCGCGTAGTCGACGTCGTCCGCGGTGCCGATCACCTGCAGCGGCGGGCGGAGGGCCGACGGGTAGTGGTGGGAGAGGCCGGTCAGCATGGCGTCGGCGTCGCCCTGTTCGACCATCACGCTCCCGAAGTAATTCGAGTCGCGTTCGATCATGTCGCCCGCTTCGGTGCGCGTGACTCCCTTGCGTGCTCGAAGTTCGTGCAGTCGGTCCGCGTACCCTTCGTAGTCGCCGACCGCGGGATCGGCGACCTGCGGATCGAAATCCAGTCCGAGGTTGGCCGCCGTCTGGCGGATCTCGCTCTCGTCGCCGATGAGGACGGGTAGGGCGATTCCCTGCTCTTGAATCTGGTAGGCCGCGCGAATCATCTTCTCGTTTTCGCCCTCCGCGAGCGCGACGGTCTTCGGTTCGCTCTTGGCCTTATTGAGGACCACGCG includes:
- a CDS encoding 30S ribosomal protein S8e is translated as MQDQAGSTRKRTGGRLKNVRKRRKDELGRLPTETQVGEPRFRTVDVRGNGTKTRALATDVVSVNKDGETVSADIEDVVENDANPNYVRRNIITKGAVIDTSEGQARVTSRPGQTGQVNAVLL